In Bufo gargarizans isolate SCDJY-AF-19 chromosome 5, ASM1485885v1, whole genome shotgun sequence, the following are encoded in one genomic region:
- the LOC122938377 gene encoding AKT-interacting protein homolog A-like, with protein sequence MNPFWSMSSASVRKKLDNEEKIVTGDQKISPPRSSSSKKQLPSIPKNAVPITKPISPAPAVQSTNGTHASYGPFYLEYSLLAEFTLVVKQKLPGVYVQPSYRSALMWFGVIFIRHGLYQDGVFKFTVYIPDNYPDGECPRLVFDIPVFHPLVDPISGELDVKRAFAKWRRNHNHVWQVLMYARRIFYKIETTIPLNPEAAVLYDKDVQLFKSKVVDSVKLCNSHLFDQPKIEDPYAIMFSPWNPALHDEAREKMLAQKRKSEEQNKSLHATGLSWVKPGSVLPFSKEENALQT encoded by the exons ATGAACCCATTCTGGAGCATGTCATCGGCTTCTGTACGGAAG AAACTGGACAATGAGGAGAAGATTGTAACGGGCGACCAGAAAATCAGCCCCCCTCGCTCCTCCTCCAGCAAGAAGCAGCTTCCCTCCATACCGAAGAATGCAGTCCCCATCACCAAACCCATCTCTCCGGCCCCTGCGGTGCAGTCCACTAATGGCACCCATGCGTCCTACGGGCCGTTCTACCTCGAGTATTCCCTACTGGCAGAGTT TACTCTGGTTGTGAAGCAGAAGCTTCCGGGTGTCTACGTGCAGCCGTCGTATCGCTCTGCTCTAA TGTGGTTTGGTGTGATCTTCATCAGACATGGCCTCTACCAGGACGGCGTTTTTAAATTCACAGTGTACATCCCTGACAACTATCCCGACGGGGAGTGTCCG CGCCTTGTCTTTGACATCCCCGTCTTCCACCCTCTCGTGGATCCCATCTCCGGCGAACTGGATGTAAAAAGAGCGTTTGCAAAGTGGAG GAGAAACCACAACCACGTATGGCAGGTGCTCATGTACGCCAGGCGGATCTTCTACAAGATAGAAACGACCATCCCTTTGAACCCAGAAGCTGCAGTGCT atatGACAAAGATGTTCAGCTGTTTAAGAGCAAAGTGGTAGACAGTGTTAAACTATGCAACAGCCACTTATTCGACCAGCCGAAAATAGAAGATCCCTATGCAATTAT GTTTTCCCCCTGGAATCCTGCACTACACGATGAAGCCAGAGAAAAAATGTTGGCACAAAAA AGGAAATCTGAGGAGCAGAATAAAAGCCTCCATGCTACTGGTCTGTCCTGGGTGAAgcccggatctgtccttccgttcAGTAAAGAGGAGAACGCTCTGCAGACCTAA